CTGGCCTACCGACGGTTTCGCGTCGAGTACGACGGGTGCGCAGGTCCGTGGATCGACCTGCTGATGGCCAGTCCCGACGCGCTCGCCGAGGTCGTCGCCGGGACGCCGTGGACGGCGGAGGAGATCCTCGAAACCGACTCGTCGGCCTACGGCGTCGTGCTGAACCACGGCGGGTAGCGATCGCGGGGTTGACCTGCTCGGGATGGCAGGCTTGAAACCCGCGCCGGACGAACTGCCACAGAATGACACTGGTGGCGTTCGACTTCGACGGCACTCTTTCTGACTCGGAGATGACCGTGTTGCTCGGCGAGCGCTGTGGCGTCGCCGACGAGATGGCCGAGATCACCGAGCGCGCGATGAACGACGAGATGAGCTACGCCGACAGCCTCCGACAGCGCGCCGGCCTCCTCTCGGGCCTCTCCCGCGAGGAGGCGGAGGCGGCCTACGGCGAGGTTCGCCTGCGGCCGGGCGCGGCCGAGCTGATCGAGGCACTCAACGCGGCGGGCGTTCACACGGCCGTCCTGACAGGCGGGTTCGAACGGGGCGTCGAACTCGCGCTCGAACGCGAGGACGTCGCGGTCGATTCGATCGTCGCGAACCGCCTCCCCATCGAGGACGAGGCACTGACCGGCGAGGTCGAAGGCCCCCTGATCGAGGGGACGAAGGACGACGCGCTGCGCCGGCTCGCGAGCGGCCGGGGTGCCGATCCCGAGGACACGGTCGCCGTCGGGGACGGCGCGAATGACC
This is a stretch of genomic DNA from Halalkalicoccus subterraneus. It encodes these proteins:
- the serB gene encoding phosphoserine phosphatase SerB codes for the protein MTLVAFDFDGTLSDSEMTVLLGERCGVADEMAEITERAMNDEMSYADSLRQRAGLLSGLSREEAEAAYGEVRLRPGAAELIEALNAAGVHTAVLTGGFERGVELALEREDVAVDSIVANRLPIEDEALTGEVEGPLIEGTKDDALRRLASGRGADPEDTVAVGDGANDLPMLRVAGLAVGFDPKPAVAPHCEETVETMDELRRLFEKRGVL